The window ctccatttcatttggcaatGCATGAAGAGTTTTTAGATAGTAAATGTTTATAGTTCAGAGGGTAAGTATTAAACGACAAAACGTGGACAGTTTATGAGGAGTTTTTAGTTATTAACACAATTTAAATCAGTATTAGTAGAGACCAAAACCATATGTCTGGTTATTGAGTCATTCTGTGAAAACTGGTCAATAGATAATTTGAATCATTCAAAGTATCTCGATTATATGTCAATATCACTTAAAGAAAAGAATTTAAATTATGACCCCTTACTTTTATTCCCCTAAAACTATTTAACCTTCTTACCCATTGTAGCTTTTGTATGTAATtgtctcttttttcttcttttcttttttatttctctacttcttatcttctttacttttttttttcatttttttttctttttactcatttttgttcatttatttctttcccaaatcatactcttttttttttccaccatAATTTGATTTCATATTTACTTCTagctcctttatttttattttttcaaattttttctttagttttttttttcataatctaaTTCTATCTTTTggctctttttattttttatatcaaTAAGAAGAATAattgatatattattttttaaattttctatATCTCAAAAAATAACATATTTTAGCATATAGTATACCAAATCAGTAGCAGTTGAAGTCTACTATTGCAGTATTCGATGATACCCACGTGGTATAtatcattccttcaagaaaaacactagTCCTCTaggatacccacatggtatatattatatacaaatAAGATATCATAGAATGTTGGATCATTCcttaaaaaataagattaaagttcacccacatatcctatatctcacttataaattcaattgattacccaAATTCGAAGTAAACAAttattatttttgaaagaaaaaaaaagacaacacaaaaaaaaaaaaaaaaaaaaaactacacacGCAAACACGTTGGGAAAGATGTAGTGCAGTGGCCATCATGGAACTGGAACACACTGCTTTGTTTACACAAGCACTTCGGGTAATTACGTTGTGCCTTATGGGTATCTCGTGTAAATATTTTATGGAGGGGCAATTTAGTGTAAATAATTTGCTTACAGTGGGTATTTATGTTGCTTTTTCAAAGAAAAAGGCTGACAGGAACACATGGACGTGGGCTTTGTAGACCACAAATGGGCCGAACTCATTCCACATTCCCTCCTCTAATTGGTCCGATAGCCTCTTAAACGCATATACAACGTGATCCTTATTTTAAACTAACTATGGTAAAATGTATAACTAACCACGGTAAACTCCAACCACCAAGATGCTGACACATGTAAATTATCCGTTTTGCAATTTCCTATATATACTCCTTCTACCTTAATACCAAATCATAGATTGATCACACAAGTGAGAGCATAGTTGTAATAATCAACAAAAGTTTCTAGAATATTAAGATGGCAAATCCTAAGGTTTTCTTTGATCTTACCATCGGAGGTCAACCGGCCGGCCGTGTGGTAATGGAATTATTCGCCGATACAACTCCTAAAACGGCAGAAAATTTCCGAGCACTCTGTACCGGAGAGAAAGGTGTCGGAAAGTCCGGCAAGCCTTTACACTATAAAGGTATGTATTTTATTCATAAACTCATAAATTTCTGAATGTTCTCTGCAATCTTCACAATATAAAAATTGCTAGCAGCATTTCTATTtataatatgttttttttttaaaaatatgtgacttttgaaaatatttacatCACGTGATCCAACATACAATATTATATAACATTACGCTTTAGAAAATTATCAATCTTGTATAAATGATATAATAATGTAAGGAAGGTGGTTATATACAAATATATTGAAAATCAGATATTTATACACAAAATATAAGCTAAGTGgcaatattttcaaaaatataaaatggtataataaatattttcaaaaatataaaatGGTATAATAGTGCATAAaaagtgtttatacacaaattCAGTAatttatatacaaaatatgggtcaCGTGTCATAAATCTCGCTTAACTTTTCCTATAATATTACGAGAAATATGAATTAGACTATAAATTCTAACTAAACGTAAATTAAATAAATACCAAAATCTAATCAATTTGTATTAATTCTTCTTGCAGGATCAACTTTCCACCGTGTGATCCCAGGATTCATGTGTCAAGGAGGTGATTTCACAGCCGGTAATGGTACCGGCGGTGAATCAATCTACGGCGCTAAATTCGCCGATGAGAATTTCATCAAAAAGCATACCGGACCTGGAATTCTCTCCATGGCTAATGCTGGACCTGGAACCAACGGATCGCAGTTCTTCATCTGTACGGCGAAAACTGAGTGGCTCGATGGAAAACACGTGGTGTTTGGCCAAGTTGTTGAAGGACTGGATGTGATTAAGCAAGCTGAAGCCGTTGGATCGAGCTCTGGTAGGTGCTCGAAGCCAGTTGTGATCGCTGACTGTGGTCAACTCTAATTTAGTTAGTTATGTGATCCCAGTGTACTGATCTGTTTGGCATTATGTCGCtagttttattttacttttttcttGGTAGGTTTACTTAAGGGTCGGGTTTTGGCTTCCTGTGTCGGGTATCTGTTGTAATTGGTGGGTTTTGCTACTACTGCCAGTGGATGTTGGATTGAAATAAGATAAAGAGTTCTCCGTTAATTTCACTGTTAAAAGTTCGAGTTCCTACATATTTTCATTTTCGTTTTCGAGATAAATTCCTCCCTCATTTTTACATGTTCATGATTGACTTTGGCACACTCTCGAGGCGcgataaataaaataataattttaggATGTTGTTCTCAGTGATAGATTTAGTATTTTCAttgaaaaattttaaaaaataaaatataatgcttgaaatttgaatttgaaaCTTTAATGTAAATTTTAACTCCCTAAATTACTAACCAACTTGTTCTCTTATATTCAAAGTATTCAaaactgtatatgtatataaaaagtaagttttttttatatatatagtataatttttttatcGAAGGGGTTCACAGTGGATCCTGTACACCTAATTATTACCATAAATCATGAAATATTTGAGATCTATCAAACATATTTTAAAATTGTGTTGCACTAACAATTTATTTAAGTTTCTAATTTAATAAAGATAAAATAGATATAAATGATCAATTATCTCATAATTTGCCAAACTAAACCAATAAAAGTGAACATGTTAGCATAGCAGAGAGTATTAAATGGGTCAAAATGATCCATTTTAATTGGAGTTAACGCTTTTTTTGGCTGATAAAATAATGCCGTTACTTTTGACCATTGGTTTCGCGAATTTAAGATATTTATTATTGTGGTTTAGTGGAGTGGGTCCTACCACTGAAAATGGATCTGATTCGAAAAAGTAGTGTGCTCGTGTTTAAATCCGTGTAGGtttgtaattaaaaaaaataaaagataactAATTCAATTTAATAAATTATCCAGTCAAATTTCGATGTAAAATTACGGGAGAAATGAATTTTTGACCATTTACAATCTTTATTTAGTTCTATGACCTTTTTAtaagagatttttattttttatatataagaaatatgaaaaaaaaataagaaatctgaaaaaacacataagagatttgaaaaagatattttttttcttttcaaattatAGGAGGCCAAGAGATTCTATTTCCTCGTAAAACCACTGGGGATCGTTTGGTACCCGATATAAGGTGGAATATTCCAGCACTAAATTTAGGATTAATTTTGTATCatatttggtagaaggtataagatATAAAATGAAGTCCAAACTTAAAGATGAGATATCTCCCCTTATCCCATTAAccttgagattattttatcccatctcttAGATGAAATAAATTAGCCCCAGGATTATAATCTCAAAATCCGAGATAATTTAGCCCGTGTACCAAACTAACCCCTATATAGATTAGAACTGAAGAGGTTGCCATGCGGTTAATTTGTCAATCAAATGTTGTATTATTTTATGTTAAGATTAATTATACTATCATCAAACAAATGAGCCCCAAGTGGTATCAGTGTGATCTTTTATAGTaattcttaattattttttttagttttttaattTTTCACTATTTTATTCCACCAAATGAGAAGGTTTATTAAATTCTTATGCAAACAAAAATTTCTTGCCCGGACAAAAGCAAAAAGAGAAGGATATCCCCTTAAAAAACAACATGAATTGACTAGTAGTTCTTGGGATAAAGGTGTTTAGGGCCGTTTGGACTTTGGACGGGGAAATCCATTATTTCTGTCTCCAGACTCATTCCTCACAAGCGCTAGTTCAACCTCTTTTACTAACTTTTACAAACCTAATAAATGATAATTCAATTATTTTTCTTAATCAATAAGGAACACCTTCTTTTGAGATACAATTCACAACTTTTTCTACTTAATATTTTTGATATAACATAAGTATTGATAGAGTAATTCATATATTTCATATATAGTAGTCATAATAATATATTTGTGCAGTTGTTTGTggtagaaaataataattatatttgaaaaattacaaataatatatattttggcTCACTGTTGATGCAGTTTTTAGATAAAATTAGAGCAAATGTTTTCTATATATCACCATTCCAAGCATGATTATTGCAATTTAAGAATAAATCGGTTTGGGTTCAaatattaatccaattatattttTATTGTTTGTTAAATTCTTAATGGTTTTGGATCGGATCTACTGGTTAGAAATTCAAAATGTGGCGCTCTGTCGCAGCAGTTAAGGTTATTTGTATTTTTATGACACGCTTTCCTCTAAATCCTATAGTAAAATATTTGGATGCCTTAAATTATGGGTGTTTAAGTGGCCTAAAAAAGGAGAAGCGGTTCTTCTGTGCAATAAGCTACTGCATTAGATCTCCGGCTTTTATGCCAATACCTTTTCCTATAATACGATTTACACTTTTGATGGGTTTATGTTTTTTATTGTAAAATAATTATCCTCCGTTTCAATTCATGTATCATAATTATTATTAGTTGAGTTAAAGGATATTTGTGACCATGATTTTTTTAAATATTctgaattgttaattattgtgactttaTATAACTCTTTATGtaaattttatgtcaaaaaaTTGAAGATTCTATAATCTATATATCCAAATTTTACTCGAGATTGATCATGCCATAAGTATGTAGTGTACAAGGAAATGGACTCAACACTCTATTTGATGTCGAAACAATGTAAtgcaacaaaagaaaaaagaatagaAGTGCAAGGAATCACCCATCATAAATTTTCGTTGGTTGATCCCTTTGAAACAATTGTTTAgtaaacgatttttttttttcaacttatgAACCTTTTAGATCATAATTAAAGGTCCCTTTTGAGAAAACTGAAAACCTTATGAGAAAATATTAAATCACAGtataaaattttaatatttcGTCTGTAACGTTGAACAATATAAACAAATATTTAACTTCATTCTAACGTTGTCTGAAAGGATAATTTATGAAAGGTTATATTTGCACAATCATTTTTTAAAAGGGGAGACAACATTCAAATGACAACCTAAAAAAGAGACATTTGCGTGAATCAACCTTACCCCATAGGATTTTGGGCTCTCTAAGTAATATTTGATTTATGAGCTCGTTGTTGTCATAACCATTCAAAAAATTGCACGGATTCCCttcatatggactggtctttaatttttgtccctcaaatcggtgatctttaatttttgcccctacttctcatttaatgaaaatttatggGTCAAAGTATCTTTATTCGCTGGTCTATTAAACCAGAGATTCGGGTTCGAACCTCAGCAAaggcaaaataaataaataattgtaATGCAAGATTTCATAGAAAACTATGTCTATTCGGACAAAAGTTATGCTTTCAGTGGCGACGCGGCGGTGGAGGAGAGAAATTGAATGAGTTAATTTTGGAAAGAAGCTGAGAGTGATTTGAAAAACACAATGATAGGATTTCAGTTCGTATGTGTGATACGGAATTCATATGCTTTGGAGTCTGACAATTATTTTATCCTCTGCAATTTTTTGCTTGATAGATTTTTATGGGATATACTCAAAAGAGACCAATTTTGTTTGATAGATGCCAATTGCAGATGGGAGAAGGAAAATatctcctcttctatttttttttttttgaatattttaaaaaatatacggTTCTTGGAAATATTTATGCCACGTAGCCTAATATAAACCTTAACCAAGGACAATACTATGTACAAAATATGGGTCACGTGAACCCATGGTCACCCGactaaactcggtatattatgtatataattcttaaaatatatctaatattaactgaaggaacacatggtcaaactaGACCGAGTGGAGCACTGGTTAAGTGTTGGATTTAATCCCTTAAGGTTGTGGGATTGAACCCTACTAAATGCATTTTTgcgtcttttaaaaaaaaaactttctaaGGTTACCATCCTCTTAAAATTCTGAATTCGCCTCTGATCTTAACGTTCTTGTTTTCATGTTGGATACTATAATGATCTCCACCTTTGAAAATGACACGAAAATGCCAAATTTGATCATGTCAATTCTCATAGCAATTGTGATCACTATTCTACTCCTCGCGGTTGTTCCGGTGCCTGGAGGCCACATCAACCCCGTCATCTCCTTCTCCGCCGTGCTAGTAGGAATTATATCCGTGTCAAGAGCCATCATTTACATGGTGGCACAATGTCTTGGTGCAATTCTAGGTGCACTAGCTCTAAAAGCAGTGGTTAGCTCCACTATTGCTCAAACTTTCTCACTTGGTGGTTGCACCATCACAGTAATTGCACCGGGCCCAACTGGGCCCGTTACAGTGGGCCTAGAGATGGCCCAAGCCTTGTGGTTAGAGATCTTTTGCACATTCGTTTTTCTCTTTGCTTCAATTTGGATGGCTTATGATCATAGACAAGCTAAGGCTCTTGGTCATGTCACTGTCTTGTCCATTGTTGGTCTAGTGTTAGGTCTTCTCGTGTTTATCTCGACCAAGGTCACCGCGAAAAAGGGCTATGTCAGGGCGGGGATGAATCTGGCGAGGTGTTTTGGGGCAACTCTTGTTAGAGGAGGTCACCTTTGGGATGGACATTGGATCTTTTGGGTTGGGCCTACTATTGCTTGTCTAGCCTTCTATGTCTACACAAAGATCATTCCACCAAAGCATTTACATGCAGAATATGGATACAAGCATGATCTTCTTGGAGTTGTCAAGGCTTTGATTGGGTCGGATGTATAAAGGCCCAGTTGCAATAATGGGCCTATGGTGATGTATTCGGTTTTCTTtatgtaaaattttcacaaacaactatcttttagctccttctaacaacctataactacatgttctacatttacaattcgtagctggaggaccctatatttagctagtagacgcgtcgacttaaatatagaaaaaatataacggaaatacacacgctgagaaaactgaaagtgctatatttatggaaacaaaatctattccaatttaaattaaaatcagtttttaatgttccctgattcacgcaaatatcctcccattccgtatctgatctcatatctcattcaaacaactaacaaattcaaaaaaatttgaattcaaaaagtacattcatatttttaaccaaaaaaaaaaagttcaaaaactagttcatcaaaaaactttgaaaaataacaGTGAACATAGCTCGTTTTAAatgacgaatatatatttgaattcatctgttgaaatatcgaattcaagttgagttcataattgagataacaacgttttcactgcaacttttttattttttttattttctgaaattttgaataTATGAAAACTCAGATTCAtagattcaaaatattattgtttcaactaaattgaatataacacatTGTTGTATTCGAAAACAACAGAATAATGACAAGCGTAACTGCGTTGATCCGACATTCTAGTTTTTGGAACGATCAGAACTGTTTTGTGAATTACAAAATTGATGCTATTGTATTCACTGATAATTGCAATTATGATGATTTAGTTTCTACAATTACAAGTCAATTAGGCGTGGATACTGTCAGAAAAACTAATTCAATAAAATATACTGTTGAAGGCGATTTTCAACCAATGGAAATACACAACGATATGGGAGTTCGTGTGTACGTTGAGCTTAAGAGAGAAAATAGAGTTTTTGGGATGTATCCAAATGTGCGTTAGTATTCATGATATTGATATTGAGGATGATGCAATTGGTAATCGTATTATTAGAGATGATGTATTGCAACTTGGATATAGCGAGAATCGAGATGGTATGGATGTTTGTGATTCTACAGAAAAGGTTGTTGTTTTGTTTGAGAATGATAACAATTTGGTAATTTCGAACACGGAACAGAAAGGAGTTTTTGTCGATCAAATTTACCAGGATAAGAAAACTTTGAAAATTATGATGACGAAATACGCAATTCGTGAAAGATTCAATTTCAAAACAGAGAGATCGAATGCTATAAGGTATGATTTACTAAATGTATTCTGGTAACTATATTGCAGATGTATTTTTGTTAAATTTGtactatattgagatgattttttAACTTTTTTAGCACACTGTTTATTAAAAAATGTTTCATGCACTATATTtctgatatattttttttgtattttcaaCTGTATTTAATTGATTCAATATGTACTATTTGCATTGTATTATGTAGCTATACTCTGGTATGTTGGTCGTCGGAATGTAAATGGAAGTTCAGAGCGTCAAGAATTGGGGATTCTGAAATGTTCAGGGTTAGATCTTTCGATGACGAACACACATGTCCGTTGAAGGACAAGGTGTATTCACAAAGACAAGCAACAAGTTGGTTTATTGGAGAAGCGGTTGTCAAGGCGAAAATAACTAACCATAAAAGGAAGGTCACCCCTGGGGATATAATAGACGATGTCAAAAATGAATTTGGCGTAGATGTTTCTTATATGATGGCATGGAGAGCTAGAGAGAAGGCTATAAAAGATTTGAGAGGTGATCCAACTGATTCATACAAGAAGTTGccggcatatatatacatccttgATAAAACGTATCCTGGATCTCTTGTTAAAATGCATAAATCACCAGAAAATGAGTTTATGTATTTGATTGTAGCACTCAAAGCATTCATAAAGGGATTCAGgtgttgtagaccaatagttgtaGTGGATGGTGCACACCTTAAATCAACGTATAATGGTACATTTGTGTCGGTAAGTACTTTGGATGGAGAAGGTATGTGTAATTCTATtctatgaatgttttttttttataaatacaacaaTATGCTATTGATTTGCAAATAAAGCTGCTAAAAACATACTCTGGATATATTGCTGGTGTTAACTTGTGAATAATATATGCTGAAATACACTGTAAATATGTGGTggatatattataaatatatactaTAGTTTTATAAATAATGGTTCTAAAAACACAGTGTGAGATCAAATTCAGTTAAAATATAtgttgaatatattataaatatagactgatttttgtaggtaatatcctaccactagcgtatggtgtgataaattatgagaataataagtcctggacgtggttctttgaactattcaagcaagcttatggtgttaGGCAAAATATGTGTGTCGTGTATCCTACTGTTCCTCATTTGGCTTGTATATGACATTAGTGGAAAAATGTGACAACGCAATACACATCGAACAGTGAGGTGTTGAGTCCTATTTTTTATTCGTTGGCGAAGGCATACACCCAAGATGAGTTCGATAAATTGATGGAGAAGattgagaatgttgatattcggGTAAAACGATACCTAGAAGATGCTGGAAGGGATAAATGGTCTAGGCTTTATTCACCTATTAATAGAGGATGGACAATGACTTCGAATATAGccgaatgtattaatggaaaactggttcctgcaagagagttacatatttttgatttccttgaagaagtgaggaagatatttggtagatggaattgcacaaatagaaaaAATGGTACCTACACATTCACAATACTAATGAGGCGATATCAAGAGATGTTGTCGATCAACGAGTACAAATCAATACGAATGAGGGTATGTTTGTTTTGCAACACAAAATTTTAATCTATATTTTACCATATCTAATCTAtatttattgtcacgacccaaaaccgACCCTAGacgtgtaacacctcgtgcattcaggctaagatttgactcgtaagacgggggtataatgaacccaatttgagtagtgtataaattggtgtttgaaacccaatcaagacatgggaAGAGTCCTTGAGAAAagtaaagtcggaagctaccctacggagcgtgttttcaagtgagtttgcaccatatctcaattaaaatgagtatacaGAAATAtctgtaaggaatttgggaaaatttccttcttgaaagttgtagatctttgaaataactttccaacggtatattatggaggtcaaacagacatctgtacaaaaagttatgcccgttttactaaaacagtattctgtcgatttacggtggaatctacggaccgtaaaaattatacgggccgtagatTTGGGCCGTAAAACtggtccagaaagcccaaatcactgtaattgatttacggtggaTCTAAGGTTCATAAAACTTTTACGGGAcgtaaaatagggcgtaaaatgggtccgacaacaattttaaaacttcgttttaaggctttttcacttcattcttcacacccccaagccctagaacgaccttctattctctcccatcattcagaacaccaaggtaagcctattctaatcattccaggtcaattctaatacatatccttgtaatctaaacaagaaatcatcattcctaaactagggttttcaagaaaacccatctcaaggttcaaaaactcaagattttgaaaatcttcttcaaagttaaaatctttaattcaagtttggagcattaccaggtatgtagatttactatctacgtgtaggaacatcattgttcttccccacgcctcataatccataaattatgattctctactaaaactagggtttctacaccatgttcatgacaacccaaggtccatgtccatgaataCATTTTGTATGAATTGccattattctatcattgtgttcttaataactccatatgattattgagaatcagtcc is drawn from Lycium barbarum isolate Lr01 chromosome 8, ASM1917538v2, whole genome shotgun sequence and contains these coding sequences:
- the LOC132608105 gene encoding probable aquaporin PIP2-8 yields the protein NSEFASDLNVLVFMLDTIMISTFENDTKMPNLIMSILIAIVITILLLAVVPVPGGHINPVISFSAVLVGIISVSRAIIYMVAQCLGAILGALALKAVVSSTIAQTFSLGGCTITVIAPGPTGPVTVGLEMAQALWLEIFCTFVFLFASIWMAYDHRQAKALGHVTVLSIVGLVLGLLVFISTKVTAKKGYVRAGMNLARCFGATLVRGGHLWDGHWIFWVGPTIACLAFYVYTKIIPPKHLHAEYGYKHDLLGVVKALIGSDV
- the LOC132606619 gene encoding peptidyl-prolyl cis-trans isomerase; the encoded protein is MANPKVFFDLTIGGQPAGRVVMELFADTTPKTAENFRALCTGEKGVGKSGKPLHYKGSTFHRVIPGFMCQGGDFTAGNGTGGESIYGAKFADENFIKKHTGPGILSMANAGPGTNGSQFFICTAKTEWLDGKHVVFGQVVEGLDVIKQAEAVGSSSGRCSKPVVIADCGQL